The proteins below come from a single Vidua chalybeata isolate OUT-0048 chromosome 1, bVidCha1 merged haplotype, whole genome shotgun sequence genomic window:
- the EN2 gene encoding homeobox protein engrailed-2, translating to MEEGGRSPREEAAEPQESGGDAEPGGGGRRGLLLPPGDPPHPHPHPHRITNFFIDNILRPEFGRRKEAGGPDGEPRRPGAESRRSPAAAPAPGAPLPGGGAGSPGRGEGGPAGLALHGAAKKGGDPATLEAALKARGLSGGDLSVSSDSDSSQASSNAGNQPMLWPAWVYCTRYSDRPSSGPRSRKPKKKNPNKEDKRPRTAFTAEQLQRLKAEFQTNRYLTEQRRQSLAQELGLNESQIKIWFQNKRAKIKKATGSKNSLAVHLMAQGLYNHSTTAKDGKSDSE from the exons ATGGAGGAGGGCGGCCGGAGCCCCCGGGAGGAGGCGGCCGAACCGCAGGAGTCCGGCGGCGACGCGgagcccggcggcggcgggcggcgggggctgctgctcccccccGGTGACCCCCCGCACCCCCACCCGCACCCGCACCGCATCACCAACTTCTTCATCGACAACATCCTGCGGCCCGAGTTCGGGCGGAGGAAGGAGGCGGGCGGCCCCGACGGAGAGCCCCGGCGGCCCGGCGCGGAgagccgccgcagccccgccgcgGCGCCGGCCCCCGGGGCTCCGCTgcccggcggcggggcgggctcgccgggccggggggagggcggccccgccgggctGGCCCTGCACGGCGCCGCCAAGAAGGGGGGGGACCCCGCGACGCTGGAGGCGGCCCTGAAGGCGCGGGGGCTGAGCGGCGGCGACCTGTCGGTGAGCTCGGACTCGGATAGCTCCCAGGCCAGCTCCAACGCCGGGAACCAGCCCATGCTGTGGCCCGCCTGGGTGTACTGCACGCGGTACTCGGACCGGCCCTCCTCAG GTCCCCGCTCCCGCAAACCAAAGAAGAAGAACCCCAACAAGGAGGACAAGCGGCCTCGCACCGCCTTCACCGCCGAGCAGCTGCAGAGACTCAAGGCCGAGTTCCAGACGAACCGGTACCTGACAGAGCAGCGGCGGCAGAGCCTGGCCCAGGAGCTCGGGCTCAACGAGTCCCAGATCAAAATCTGGTTCCAGAACAAGCGAGCCAAAATCAAGAAGGCGACGGGCAGTAAGAACTCCCTGGCAGTGCACCTCATGGCCCAGGGGCTCTACAACCACTCCACCACGGCGAAAGACGGCAAGTCGGACAGTGAATAG